CTATCCCCAAAAGGACTTTGTCTCCGTTGTTGTTTCTGCATCATTGGAAGATCATATCTGTTGCATATAGTTAACAAAAGTGTAGCATGTACTATGAACACAAGGTACCTGCCCCAGTTTCCTATAGAAGCACCTCCTTGAAGCCCAAGTCCTTCCCAAAGAACCTGAAAATACAAGGTCAAAATTATTGCTAAAGCAATTAACAGTAAATTCAAATCAATAAAAAAGAGACAAACGCTAAATTAAGTCAACAACTATGTGCAAAGTAAAGGGAAAAAAAGCAACCTCATTAAAGAAACTAAAATAGAGAGTTTCAAGAGGAGTTTTAAGATTTATTCTCTTTTGGGAATATTGAGCAGATCTTGTGAAGGCTTAAGTACATTTTACTTACTAAAGCAATAGCCTGGGCAGCATCTTGCCTCCCCCAGTACTCCTCTGTGCTCCCTGTGATAATTTAAACAAGCAAACAGAAAATCAGCTGGCTCTTTATTGTGATGTGCAGCAAGgagaaagaattaattaaaaaaaatcaatttatccACACTCGTACCAAAAGAATGAATAAATGTATTAGAAATTGCCATGACCGAATAAATAGATTTTTAAACAGTTACTTGGGAAAAAAAAACAGGCTAACTTTTTCTAGGATATTTATATCCTGCTAAAGCTAAACACAGGAGAATAGGCACAAACCAAAAATATGTGTATAATTATAAAAGTGATCTAGAAATTAGATAGCATTGCATGGAAGCAGTGGGTGCCTACAAGTAGGCAGTGATAATGCACGTGATTATGCACTGATAATGCACAAAAAGTGGTCTAGAAGATAGGTAGCATGGGAGGTGAAAACAAGGTGACCGAGAATGCAATAAGGACAcaaacacaaaaggaataactGAAATTAATTCACaccaaaaaacaaaaaataatctAGTGATGATGCAGGATAAGATGACAGTAACAATCAACCCAAACAGTGAGCCATTAACTTAATAGGCCCAACTAAGGACACGAATTGCTTAAGCCAAGTCATTGGTAGTTTATTCTTCTGAGCCTCACAAATTTAGGCTAGCTCTACTCTGGCACCAAAAAGTGAACAATCGGTCACAATCAACCCAAACAGTGAGCCATTAACTTAATAGGCCCAACTAAGGACACGAATTGCTTAAGCCAAGTCATTGGTAGTTTATTCTTCTGAGCCTCACAAATTTAAGACTAGCACTACTCTGCCACCAAAAAGTGAACAAGCTATCCAAAGAGTAATGACCAATCAACTTACAAGACCTAACTAGTGATGATGCGGGATAAGATGACAGTAACAATCAACCCAAACAGTGAGCCATTAACTTAATAGGCCTAACTACGGACATGAAATGCTTAAGCCAAGTCATTGGTAGTTTATTCTTCTGAGCCTCACAAATTGAGGACTAGCTCTACTCTGACACCAAAAAGTGAACAATCTATCCAAAAAGTAATGAACAATCAACTTACAAGACCCAACTATTGACCAAAAGTGCCTCAATCTAAGTTAATGGTAGTCCACTTGTTTAAGGCTTCTAAATTCTCCTCATTAGACTACAACTCCCTATATGGAAGTAAACTAGAATGAgagtaaaatttcaatttttctcAATCActctatttatttgacaaaaaaTAACTAATAGAAAAACAAATTGTTACGAGGAACATACAATGCTACTTTTATCAATGTGATGTCTACTAAGTCTCCTTCTACCAACTCATTAACACATATTTGCATTTGTCATAACAGATAAAGTGATTAAATTCCATTTCCAGTTTATCCAGATTCACAAACATTGAACGTGCCAGTACACTATCACACAGGGTCTATACAGACTGTTGAATGGAACAAAACAAATAACCAATGGCAACTAGATGACACATGGTCAAAAACTGAGAAGACCAATACCATATAAATAAAATCACATCTCTGTCGCAGTCAATTGTTGAGGAACACCTTGATGAAATTATGTATTTTTCTTAAGTAAGTCCATtgttctactcatatagaatgtATATGACTCACTTTCAATGACAAACTCTCCAAATGTATTAGGGTTTAACATGTATACAATATTaattgaattagctttctttagTGATCAAGTAAGCTATCATTTCAGATAATAGTAGGAGTAATAGTAGTAATAAtgataacaacaataataataattaaacatGAGTAAAGCATATTACCAATCTCCAAAAACATGGTTGGTGTGCTAACCAACGGCCCATGATGAGTTGCTTCCAATGTTATCTACAAACAAACAACACAAAACATCCTGAGGAAAGAATCCAGATAACAAGAGAAAAAGTTTACACCAAATCAGTCAAACACCTAGACATTGATCTGGTCTGCTCTTCATCTCAACAGCATAATTACCTTTCATTTAATCATACTAAATTTCAGCATCAACCATTTCCTATAAGATaactttattaatttaaataacaaCTCTTAAGTTAATAGGCATTCGACCAGGTGTTTGGGTAAGGTGCAAGAAGCTGCAGTCTTATAATACCGCACCAATATATTTCATACCTAAAAACTGCAATCGGTCTGATAATCAAAAACCAACAGCAAAAAAGAAGCATATTGCACCCTTGATCACACAATAAAAGTGTCTGGTTGACATAAGTCTCTTTTACATATATGTGAGACTTTGCTCAACCTCACCCATTTCCTAAGTCTCTTTCCTTTTATCATTGACGCAGCGATAGAGGGAGGCCCACTTGGCACGGGGTCAACTGCCAAGGTGGAGATccaagtcaaggtggtcaacgctcGAGTGTCAAAGGGTCGAACGGAGGACAATTACAATGGCCGGTCGGGTCAGTCAGGGCCCGACCGGCTGGAGACATGTCCGAGCAGACCACCCGTCCAGCTCGAGATGATACGTAAGATAGCCGACGCTCAGTACGGAACAGCAGAACGCTAAAGGAGAACGGATAGCTTGTCTGAACGAGGGAGGTCATGTTACTGCACAGTCACTATAAGGAAGAGCAACTGAGGCCGACAGAGCGGAGGAGTCcctgccgagcggctaccccgctcgatcAAACAACGGGGCCTGACCATGGACGGAGCGGAGTCCTGCCGAGCGACTACcttgctcggccaagcaacaggaTCACTatagtatctctcgacatccttttgagaaatagtgtcgctgacacgagacatggtcgacaggcggatcgtacagctgaagcttctactgtcttatcaggatatgcatgccctgttaaggtatggtgtcagaggtactttcctaacatgtcctttcataggacatattGGAGAATGTGCCCACGCCTTAAGAAGTGTGCACATcgcccaccagggctctatataaaggggggtccatcaccaacggaggtacgcgttattcGTTGTTTGCACTACTTCTACTATTGCTCCACTTCTTTTATagttccggtgactgacttgagcgtcggagggccaatgccGGGAACCTCTTTCCTAACTTGGCATTGGCGTTACTTGTTTTGCAAAGTGGAGCGAGGTCTATAGTCGGTCAGCGAAGCCGCACATCCTCAGCTTTCCACCTTcccgctttcggacaggatcaatcatATTTGTGACTTTGTAATTTGTTCACGCAAAAGATAGTACCTTTCCTAGTTTTCTTTCTTCCCTTTTCCTTGTTTATTCAAGATCATACTTAATTTTTTGCTGTTAATATATTTCAGCCAGCTTACCTCTCCCTTCTCGATACCAGTTTCAAAAATAAATTGACAGAATTGAGTTAGCAATACATTTAGCTATGTGAAGTAGAACTTACCTCAAATTCGGGGATTAGACCATTAGCTTCAGCTATCTTCTTCATGAGCCGGAGCCAAGGGCCGATCCTTGGATTCGGCAGCCCCGCCCAACCGGGGCGCCCTCCCTGCGGAAGATGCTCGCCCTCGCATATGTGAGGCACACCTTCAAGACaaatataatcaaaataaaaaaaggtAGCAGTTAATTTCCTACGACGGAGTGTTCAAAGCTGCGAACTACCGATAGGGTGAACGGTGAGAGCGGGGCGATTGGACACGGCAGTGTGTCGACTAAGGAAGATGACCTCGTCGACGGTCTCTCCAGTGGCCTCCTCCCACCGCCGATCCAGGTCGTCCTCCGCGATGATGCTGCTCTCGTGCTTCAGAAGCCTCACAGACCCGTTAGAGAAGCTGTCCATCCCGGCCTGCATTTACGCCGTGCGATCGGGGTTCAAGAAAAACAAACCACAACGATGTGAGAAGGACAAAGACGGCGACGGGAGAAGGTCGGTACCGCGATGGACGGGCCGGGGTTCCATCCAGGCATGGCAAGGAAGGCGGAGGCTGGGCCGACGGAAGCCGGGTCGGCGGTGGTGGCGACGACGAGGGTCACCATGGCGTCGTGGATCGATCGCAGGAAGGAGAAGCGAGATACGGAAAGGAAAGGACGTTTTAGTGAGGAAAGATACATTTTGGGGGGCTTTTGCTCAtagatattataatattatttctcagccatatgaaaatgataaaaaaaaaaaacccctgTTTGGATTGAATAATAGAAGGTTTATTAATGGGACGAGAAGTAAAGTatttagatttatttatttttaatgaaGAGATTGGAAGGAAAgagtaaatatataaaattaaaaaattatcttcgATTCTAATAGGGGTCTAAGAAAGTTTAATTAAACTAtttattttaagttagaaattatttaaattaattaattattaaaaaattaaagttatagTTTTTACTTTGTCAATCATTTTTTTCATAGATGGATTAAACTCATGTTTCATCACTAGCGTACTCGTCATCCTTGTTTTGTCAGTGATATTGTCAGTTTGCACGTCCCCTCTATAAGTCGTCATCGTTGGATCGCCTCCTCCACTGTTTACTGCTTGACAATGATCGATGATCGACGCTATCTGTGGTTTGCTGCTTTGCCATCATCATCGCTTCGTGTGTCCCCTCTGCAAGTTGTAGGTGTCGGCGTCACCCCCTCCACTGTAATCGATGTCGACGTCAAACGTCGATGTCATCACTCTTGCGATGCTTCACCCCAAAAAGGCAACATTAGTGTCGACGTGTCGAGATAaggataaaattggaataattttttttttagatttcccTTCCCTTACACTTCATTTTGGGGTGTAAGGAATTCGACATATTTTCGGAGTTCAGCTCCTCTGATCCGCAATCACTGGTCCCCTCCTGGTCCCTTCTATAATTTGCATATCGAATCACGGTCGAAATCTGATTAAAATTGGTTGCGATCTCCTCTACATTTACCTTCCTACTCAGGTTGTAGTTTGAGTCGAGCTAGGCGGCCGAAGGTTGCCAGCGATGGGCAAGCCGCCCCCTTGCTTGGCGTCATACATTCCACCCACTGCTAGCTGCCTCCGGCTGCTTGGCTCGACTCAAACTACAACCTAGTGGGAAAGTGAATTTAGAGGAGATCGCAACCAATTTTGGCTGGATTTTGACCGTGATCCGACATACAAATTGCGAAAGGGACTAGGAGGGGACAAGGGATTAAGGACTAGAGGATCTGAACACATCTTTTCCCCTCATCGAGGCTAACGCTTATCCTTCCTTTTCCTTCACCTCCTTAACTCACTCCTTCCTaaacaaagttaaaagtttcactTCTCATTATTTACTTTCCCTCCCTATCCCTCGACTCCACCCAGATACAGTGATCCTGTCCAGAATCTAAGTCAGACGGACcaccgggtgaggtggatggaatgttgactgaATCGTGATGTCCCGAAGGGGGTATACTGAGATGGTTTCTATGTTAACCAAGttgtcctctggtcaacgctatctGCAGCCAACGATCGGGTCCTCCCGGCCTTTGGTACCTTGATGATCGAGGCAGATCCAATGAATATATATAAGAAACAGGCTAAGACGTATAGTAATGAAATACGTATAGAATAAGAATGGAGAACATACCCTAGCCCGGGTGGCACCCTCAGATGGATCAATGAGCTGGtcgggacgctgctcgagttgtcgtgacctAGAATAGTAAATGAACGGGAGTCAGATGTGGAACTGGGTCTGGTGGCACAGAGCTTAATGTGACTTGGATTCGGAAGATGACATGCAAGTTGAGACCTACCAACAACACGTAAATCGAGATATGACCTCGGCTGTAGGCCGGGATAAGATATTGGCACGCATGCGGGGAGATGATAGCAGCAGGTAGGTCGAGCTGTGACAACGGTGCGCAGGCCAAAATACAATACGACACACAGGTCGAATAGTAATAATGGCACGAAGGCTGGAACACCACATTGGCAACTGGAACATAACAACGGCTCGATGGCTGAAATAAAATAGTGGCTAAGACTCTGAGAGACGAGGGTGTCGAGAGGTCGGATCCGACAGCGGCAAGAGAGGCGGTGCTATGGCATCCTGGAAAGCGACAGCCGATGGCTACGTCGGAGGCAGCAGATCGAGAAATAGCAGTTGGGGGAAGGAGCTATTGTGTCGGGTCAATAGGTCAGGGCTATTCACAGAGGCTTAGCAACGAAGGAGCTACTAGCCTATACTATAACAGCACCAGTGACACGAATAATAGGGAAGAAGGAGGCGTCGGAACTAGGGAGGTGGCTGTGAGGACTCCTCATCGCGGTGGTGGCGATGGTGATCTCGTGAGATGGTGGCATGTGCTCGCGCGAGAGAGAGAAGAGGTAGGAAGCGGCAAGGACGACGTCATAGGTGAGG
The genomic region above belongs to Zingiber officinale cultivar Zhangliang chromosome 11A, Zo_v1.1, whole genome shotgun sequence and contains:
- the LOC122032624 gene encoding D-aminoacyl-tRNA deacylase-like; translated protein: MVTLVVATTADPASVGPASAFLAMPGWNPGPSIAAGMDSFSNGSVRLLKHESSIIAEDDLDRRWEEATGETVDEVIFLSRHTAVSNRPALTVHPIGVPHICEGEHLPQGGRPGWAGLPNPRIGPWLRLMKKIAEANGLIPEFEITLEATHHGPLVSTPTMFLEIGSTEEYWGRQDAAQAIALVLWEGLGLQGGASIGNWGRNNNGDKVLLGIGGGHYVPRHMDIVWKYGVWVGHLLSTYSLPMEDPKQKNGENGKNEIGGAWKQSIKVSYEATKAAFPGAEIIAHLDQKSFKGWQKNAITSYLTEQNIKIGKPQDFSTK